The following DNA comes from Anopheles arabiensis isolate DONGOLA chromosome 3, AaraD3, whole genome shotgun sequence.
TGAAAATACATCTTTAACGATTTGCCCTATCTCGTTGAGGTCAAAGTCAAGTTTATTGTTTGAacgtgtttgttgttggtggaacAGTTCAGAGAAATTCATGTGGTTTGAAGGAGTGGaacgtgttggtgtgttgggGAGACGAGGGAACGATGTCTCGTTGTACGTAAATTCTCTGGAGCGAGAAGGTGTTGGTGTTACCTTTTTAAGCCGTAGCCTAGTAGCTGGGCAGCCGGAGAAATTTGCCGTATGATGTTCACTGCAATTTGCGCACTTCAATTTGGCTGGAGCTATTTTACCGTCTGGACAGGTTGTTGTTTGGCTTAGTGGACACGTTTTGGATGTGTGTTTATCGGCACACTTTACGCACACTGGAGGAAGATAACAGTTTACGCTACCATGTCCGTAGCGCTGGCAGTTTGTACACTGCATTGGACCGTATTTGTTAGAGTAGTACTCAAAGTATACTCGGTGATGATCTACTGCTCTAACCTGTTTCAGCTCGCTCAGTGTTATTGACCCTCTAGGGAAGTGTAGGAGATACATACACTGGTCGTCGTAGCGTTTTTTCTTGAGTTCGAGTTTTTTGATTACACATGGTGCGATATTGACTTCAGCAAGAACGGTTTTAATGTATTCTGTATCTTGCTCGGGTAACCCAAAGATTACcactttcgttgttttttcttccggTAGTTGCGTGTAAAAAGAATTGTTGTGGCGCTTCAACACGTCCACTACAAGCTTAAAATCTTTAGATGTGGTAGTGTTAACCACTATACCTTTATATGTGCAGTTTGTTGTGTAGTTCACTACACCAACGGAGgtgatttttttgtgcacATCTCCTACTTGTGTGCCGGTGACTGTGATCGgtggtattttttatttttgttgttttgccgttGCCGATGCGGCAATTATCGATGGAGCTTCTTCATCTTCGCTAAGAATATCGTAATCGTTACTTGTGGAAACGTTTGGTATCGTGATGTATGAGCACGAAGGCACGGCGTCCCTCGGTGCTGATCCTTTCTTGCTGCAGCCCATGGCTATGGGCCGAGCTAGCCTTTTTAACGCCTTCGCTATTTTGTTGTCGTAGTTGTCGGTTttactagtgtgtgtgttctataTCAGTGATCGCAGATAACGATTAGATGCGTCCGAACGGGTCGGAGACTGACGAAGAACTCTCCTACTTTTTTCTACAGCCAGTCGAAAATGACATATTTTTCATGCAAAAGTTACGGGGATATTGACCTCGAGTTCGAACATACTGAACGGCCCGTCATTCCATAgtactttaattaaaagttgaaaaagtacGATGGTTTAATATGGTATACTAAAAGATCTTCAGTAATTTGTGTGCGAACCGTTTCTTCcccatctttcaaaatcagtcaaatcctttcgcgggccgcatttggCCCGCAGACCGGACTTTGCCTACCGCTGATATAGGGGAGTGTTGCAATCGActaggggaattttgcaagcatactgtggagctgtcatcagactgtgggtgccgctgTAAATACCTCAAAATATTTTCGTTAATTATTCTaacttatcatgtttaattatggctCCGCAGCAgtgtttatttagtttatcatgTGTACAGCTGAATgccacacgaaaacaactccaaatgatgttttaaaaacaacatcatcgcTATTAATTCGAAGCTTTTTACAAATGTATCTGATGACAGCTTCACAAtatgcttgcaaaattcccctagTCGATTGTAACACTCCCCTATATGATTACAAACttccacagcttgcttgcaacattccacTACCGATTTGCAATATTCCCCTAaatgattgaactattcccttatatgattcgaaaccctgtatgcatcactagaactagaacggcgatacgattgacAAAATACTCAATTCCTATATGAACCACCTAAAGCAAGTGAGAATTGAATAATGGTTGATCGTGATGACACCCGTGTATTTGACAATACGACCATTCCTATTAATTTTTGCTCGAAGAGTTAGAAAGgtatatacagggttttccattccaattaacaactgtccacagtcAACTAGCAATCCTCtatttgaaaaacacgattgtctaccacttacaaacaagtcaagccgtttttggtacactgtccatttcaatttcacatttgtcgtcttcgaaaacacacgtcagatgcggcacgggttgttttggttttggctggaacgtgtatcacttgATGCTAGGACAGCTGAGCGAAATGGACATGCTAGGCATTTTATGTATACTTTAATCTTTCAACACAATGCAgaaattttgacatttatcgGTGCTTTTACTTGTAGccagtgaaaaaaaattacaacgtcccaaaataacctaaaaactgtaacgatccaagaataactaaaaccaaatgatAAAACTGCTGAACATGTCCAAATTGCCCAGCTTTCCCATTTTCTGATATTCAATCAAGACCTGTTTACAACATGGTTCAATTCTTACAGacaagtgatacacgttccagccaaaaccgtgccgcatctgacgtgtgttttcgaagacgacaattgtgtaattgaaatggacagtgtaccaaaaacggcttgacttgtgtgtaagtggtagacaattgtgtttttcaaatcgaggATTGCTAGTAGACAGTGGACAattgttaattggaatggaaaaccctgtaacctaaaaactgtaacgatccaagaataactaaaaccaaatgatAAAACTGTTTAACATGTCCAAATTGCTCAGCTTTCCCATATTCTGATATTCAATCAAGACCTGTTTACAACATGGTTCAATTCTTACAGacaagtgatacacgttccagccaaaCCCGTAccgcatctgacgtgtgttttcgaagacgacaattgtgtaattgaaatggacagtgtaccaaaaacggcttgacttgtgtgtaagtggtagacaattgtgtttttcaaatcgaggATTGCTAGTAGACAGTGGACAattgttaattggaatggaaaaccctgtaacctaaaaactgtaacgatccaagaataactaaaaccaaatgatAAAACTGCTGAACATGTCCAAATTGCCCAGCTTTCCCATTTTCTGATATTCAATCAAGACCTGTTTACAACATGGTTCAATTCTTACAGacaagtgatacacgttccagccaaaCCCGTAccgcatctgacgtgtgttttcgaagacgacaattgtgaaattgaaatggacagtgtaccaaaaacggcttgacttgtttgtaagtggtagacaatcgtgtttttcaaatcgaggattgctagttgactgtggacagttgttaattggaatggaaaaccctgtaaggcatgagcgaaataaatagcaagcAAAGGGCAACAATATAATGATAAGATATAAAGTGCCGTCGATTGAGCAGACCAGTGAAGTTATGAagctatcgttttttttttgtatggatatttgattttatagtcgtttaagcttaatctgggGCCCTTCATCGACTCTTAGCACATTTacttattaataaaaaaaatatttacctGTAAATGCAACTCCAAGAAATTCATAGTTTTTCTCAAAAGACAAAGAATTTTCGTCACAATCCAGTATTACACGTATTCTTTCTCCAACCTATTGAACAAGATAGGAATAAACCAACAATTATTCTGATGTATTTCTTCTCCATCATATTACTCAGCTATCACGTACCTTATATTTAGGGGCATTATTCAGAAGAGGGTATATACCATGGGCGTCTCCGTTGTGAAGTAGCAAATTATCTACCAGATTCCATCCCCAACTTTGATCGTCGGCACCTATCGGTAAGCCATGCAGTTGTAACGTGTGATATAAGATTTTAATGGTGCTATTAGACTAGGTAGATGAAATTATAATCGATATGTCAAAGCGCGTTCGACAGAAATTATCATGGGGCAAAAAATTTATTCGGATGACCGTATGTTGATTCTATACCGAGAGGAATTTACCTGTCAGAGAGCTAAAAAACGTAAATTTAAACCAATGTTCCATTAAATGCAAGGTTAAACAAAGCCAGACATGTTTTCAACGTATTAGCAAGCGTTTAAGTAATTGCAAcagaaaacaattaaacacatTCAATTCAGATTCCCTGCGCGTTATTACACTAGAAACCAGAATTTGAGTGTCATAAAGCTcgctggaatcgattttgaCAACCGAAGTCCAATTCCATCCTCGAAATATAATAGCACGGCTAATATCTTACCAAGTAAAGCATAATATCCATGACATTGAATAGCGGCATCCTTGGTAGCAATTCCTACAACTGCTACCGTTCCAAGTGGACCTTCCCACCGTACTTCCCAGGCATGCCTGCCATGTTTAAATCCAATTTTCCCTCTGGAACCGTCCGTACTTTGTGCCACAGGGTTTCTTCGTAAAGGAAGACAAAATACAGGTTTTCGATTTAGAGAAGTACATAATTCTTCTGGTCGTAATGCATTTCACTGCAAGCCACGCTCCAGTTCTAAGATTTTTAGTCATTCACACCTGTGAAGAGTAAACCCATTTGGCTTGATATATACGTGGCGACTACAATCAAACGGATTCCAGGCGTGGAAATATGCTCGCAGTTTAGCTTTGTACGTCGGCACAACAGTCAAAAGATCGTTTTTAAAAGCCTCTGCAGGAACTTTTTGCAAACATTGTGCGCGCCAAACTTCATTGTTTTCATCGCAAAAGAATCGGTACCAGCTTTTGCAAACTAATGTACAGTTACGTAGATCCTGCAGCTTCAGAAAGGAAAATATTAGCTCCAATACATTATCCGGAATGTTTGGGGCGTATTCCATCAAATCCTCTTCCATCGTATGCACAATAGCAATATCGATTTTATGCAACACAAATGTCTTACAAAACTATTGTTAAAGAGCACTGTAGTAAAACAAGTTTCTTGTACTGGATCAAGTAAGTTCAAAGCGGACGATTGAGCTAGTCTTCATTGTTATTCCCGAGCTGCAATGTTGTATTATAAGAtatatacagtctgttcccgagttaccgTTCAGTtagacatacagcgacaacGCCACGcgcgacaaaaagtagctcaattttgcaaacagagctactcgtcgcgcgacaattttgcttcatccgaaataatcgaattatctagtttttttttacaagccaaatgaatgcaaaacgcaaaaaacaagatttgaacacattttgacctatttttttgtgttttcaaatataaaacaagttggttgactgagtcaaatgagctactttcaTCTACAcagagtgaaattttgagctatttttcgtcgcgcgcgacgttgtcgctgtatgtctaATTGAACAGTTACGCGGTTATCGacttaggcggcgctctagcagcaatcgaacacgacatccgacacgaacaaaccaaaggtggaatatagaggaggtgtcttcttagcgtttggcatgttgccattttgagattcagtttgacaatagctgtcgatatttgtttacaggcagcagctgcattataacgtgtaaaatgtcgatttatggagtgtggatgcaaaatacgaattttaatgctaaaaaaatgtttattaaacgaaaacaattcatatatcatatccaaataccagcaacattcgtcgcatttgacaactgccgtcgatcctgattttgtgcttttttctaaagcttcgatgcccaattgttctacatgacgacacctcctttctacccactttggaACAAACCCacataatcatatggaggtgcactgtcagacatagacaaacaaacaagacaaacctCGAATCGGaaatgtcagttgattctgtctgtgatgttcgatacccacctgtgctgtgagtatcttggctgtcaaacgcttcgcagctacagtagatagaattcaatgcGGGACATTTTCTAGTTTGTTCATGtattttgtctctttttcttcttaattgcatgaaaaatatttaaaatagccaTCAACAATATTTGCAATGCTtcacaatcaattataacatcaaatatataggtttgaaacgtattaaactattgtgtatACACAATGAATGTGTATGCACtatatgtgttttggcatggaggtttttttgaatgattttaatgttattattcatgtgaataactagtaaattattggttgaatcttccccctgcaGATGGACATcaatttaaactatgaaaatgcttcatttttgaGATGAAAAGataggcgtattgcagtgcatcataacaggtctataagacatcgaacagctgacagagcacctatcgaacagagtagtgtttgtttgtctcgttcgatttgTCCTAGAGCGCCGTCTTATGCGGATTCGGagtaaggcccgtgtctgtgctccatcggatgcgattttatcggaaggcctgtcaaaattttatatggaatttgacagttaacgtcggacgtgcgatttcgtcgtacgacgaaatcaaaaaattttgatttcgtcggacgccgcatccgattttatctgtcaaattaaatgtatggtgttttgtaggaacaatctcaacttaatttttcataatcgttatattattaaaatcatccaaataattgcaatattatacgaaaaagcgtttgacagcacgtgcgataaaatcgcatgccatggagcacagacacgagCCTAAGTCGTATCTCGTGATTTTTAGCCAAAATATTACTAATTTGCGTGTAATTTGTCAAGTAGGAGAGGTTTTAGCCACtgatttaattatttgatatgattctgactgaatataacttTTTTAAACTCTTTGAAATAGTTtataacattcgatcaaaacaaaaattatttagcattttaaaatacaaaaaatacatccatttcgtctcaatgacaactttgaactgtcaaaatcaaaatcgccGTATCTGCGAAacgtcgtaactcggggaacgcctgtatcaaataaattttgctttttttcggcagctttgctgtcagccaatcgttcggcaggttttgtgataaagagaatcagaacagtaaaacaatgaaaaagtggtgtatataaaagattttatgcttatttaatttattctaacttgttcagaattttaaaatcacgataaacaagttatttttcactttaaatgctgccgaaaataggtacacacagtaaatgttcatttttgacagctcaatgttgtgggctcctgccgaaactcagaacaataacacactttgaatttggctgaatattccttttaaaattgatcaaaagaCTACAATGCGTATATCGACGCATAATcccaagcgacaaaatcgacatgctttctcgctctctcaggtttactgatctattgggtagaatgagaaagcatgtcgattttgttacttgggaatatgacctttcttgtaccaaatatcaccaattttacgacaaacaatgcactaacccaagtgccacaaatccactaaacgaccactaaacggcttctaaacgacttaagttctctacctaaacggaatatagaaagacttcgtttagcagacggcaaacgactcatgcattctaaaaatagcaaaaaagctggtggcgctctctgttggagggataccccaaccagttgagcttcatcgcttggaggagagctttctcatttcctctgtactgttgtatggtttcgcattgaagttatgcatcgctagaactagaacggcgatacgattgtttaaatactaaactccaacggaaaccaccagcactgtagcaagtgagatttgagtaatggtcgttggtgttgatacccacgtatctgaccacatgTACATAACATGTGCTGTTTTGCAGTGTTCTTACATCCTCcgttattttcaaattcatcCATGCTTAGAGAGCGTACACTCCTTTTCCACTGCTAGTCATATTGAAATTGCTTTAGTCATAATTTGCACTTGGAGGATTTATACATTCTGTTTTCAATTCTTTTCTTCaaatcctttttctttgtctAGCTTGGATCCTAAATCAGCAGCTTCCAttcaaaaagaatcaaatttaGTTTCCACAATTcacgaaaacaaaattcattacTTGCACTCTCCATCGTTTGCTCTTCATCATTCCTTGTTGTTTCTTGAACACCATGCAATCATCAAAGGCAACACGATATCATCGTCAATATTTTCACTTGTGCGTGGATCTATTTCTGCTCCAAGGTTCGATGCGTCTATTAGTGCCTTTCCAACGACCCAAATTTCGAAGCCTTCAATGGTTTACATGTTTAATAGAGCTGTTCTGACTTGATGTACTGCGGATCAAATCCAACCACGGCAGTACAACAAGTCAACAGATGAACTGAATAGAAAGGAAGAGTCAGAGTGTACTAGGGATGGTAACggtggaaaaagtgaaagaggggaataccttttttttcgccatgTAGCCATGACGATGATTGCACTAATTTtccccttccttttttctcacagCACGCTGCTCATAGTGAGATCGCTTTCGTCTGAAAAGCGGAACGGAAAGCGACTTGCATCAAATGTCAACCCGATTTTCCGAGCTGAAATTGTCATCCGGGCTGggaaaataactgacagcatgctttgacagcgactgacaacattttcggtgagagaaatctcctcggcatgcaaagaacgatggagctgagaaaaaattgaattggcagttAATGGCGaacgatcaattatagtttgcatttttgccgtctaataatcgtagaaatattattaaaaagtaaaagaaacttttatgacttcattttagcgattaaaatgaattttttgaacatcattttaaaagtctcatctcggcacttttcagagcttctacacacaccggcTTGAGAAACtggttgtcaattctctcacagccatctctcagctgcagtCTCGGTGCATGTATATAAACGCTCTCTGACTGAGTTCTTCTTGTGTAATCGACTTTTTCCATtaccgttcaaatagacatagagcgttAACTTCGTGCGCGACGGAAAATAGCTCAAAAATTCACCAAGTGTAGATAAAAGTAGCTTGTTTGACTCAATCAATCAActgttttaaatttgaaaacacaaaaataggttaaaaggtgttcaaatctaattgtttgcgtttgatattaatctggcttgtaaaagtagataattcgattattgaGGATGAATTCTCACTcgtcttttttctcgctcgcttagtGTAGGGATTTTTCCTAGTCAATGGAAACTAGCTTGGCTTGTTCCCATTTATAAAAAAGGTGATCTCACACTAGCATCAAACTACAGAGGcatttctattatttgtgcgtgttctaaaatcctcgagtcaattgtccatttatctgtaatgccttgtgtaaaaaattatatttctacggaacaacacggctttatgccccatcgctcagtgtccaccaacctaatgtgttttttgtcttctctatatcactatctgtctagtggtaagcaagtagacactatctataccgatttcaaagcggcatttgacagtatacctctatcattacttgttgctaagcttcgaaaactaggtttcggtggctctatattgccgtggttcaactcctatcttgagaatcgttcatatgcagttaaaatctgtggctctttctctgaatgttttcttagttcttcgggtgtccctcaaggtagtgtccttagtcccttactgttcattctcttcctcaatgactgtacttcgatccttcctcctaacggcttcttgctttatgcggatgacgttaaaatttttcttcctgtatcttctacagctgattgtctagtccttcaatcctggctctgtaaattctctacatggtgtgcttctaac
Coding sequences within:
- the LOC120899901 gene encoding F-box/SPRY domain-containing protein 1 isoform X2 is translated as MEEDLMEYAPNIPDNVLELIFSFLKLQDLRNCTLVCKSWYRFFCDENNEVWRAQCLQKVPAEAFKNDLLTVVPTYKAKLRAYFHAWNPFDCSRHVYIKPNGFTLHRNPVAQSTDGSRGKIGFKHGRHAWEVRWEGPLGTVAVVGIATKDAAIQCHGYYALLGADDQSWGWNLVDNLLLHNGDAHGIYPLLNNAPKYKVGERIRVILDCDENSLSFEKNYEFLGVAFTALRFIRKNRPNRESAWNFLFPEKTGNFTARLQCFIVKLKIEVG
- the LOC120899901 gene encoding F-box/SPRY domain-containing protein 1 isoform X5, whose amino-acid sequence is MEEDLMEYAPNIPDNVLELIFSFLKLQDLRNCTLVCKSWYRFFCDENNEVWRAQCLQKVPAEAFKNDLLTVVPTYKAKLRAYFHAWNPFDCSRHVYIKPNGFTLHRNPVAQSTDGSRGKIGFKHGRHAWEVRWEGPLGTVAVVGIATKDAAIQCHGYYALLGADDQSWGWNLVDNLLLHNGDAHGIYPLLNNAPKYKVGERIRVILDCDENSLSFEKNYEFLGVAFTGTFSDAFAYQNGYKTKIKF
- the LOC120899901 gene encoding F-box/SPRY domain-containing protein 1 isoform X6 codes for the protein MEEDLMEYAPNIPDNVLELIFSFLKLQDLRNCTLVCKSWYRFFCDENNEVWRAQCLQKVPAEAFKNDLLTVVPTYKAKLRAYFHAWNPFDCSRHVYIKPNGFTLHRNPVAQSTDGSRGKIGFKHGRHAWEVRWEGPLGTVAVVGIATKDAAIQCHGYYALLGADDQSWGWNLVDNLLLHNGDAHGIYPLLNNAPKYKVGERIRVILDCDENSLSFEKNYEFLGVAFTDSFKLRG
- the LOC120899901 gene encoding F-box/SPRY domain-containing protein 1 isoform X1, which codes for MEEDLMEYAPNIPDNVLELIFSFLKLQDLRNCTLVCKSWYRFFCDENNEVWRAQCLQKVPAEAFKNDLLTVVPTYKAKLRAYFHAWNPFDCSRHVYIKPNGFTLHRNPVAQSTDGSRGKIGFKHGRHAWEVRWEGPLGTVAVVGIATKDAAIQCHGYYALLGADDQSWGWNLVDNLLLHNGDAHGIYPLLNNAPKYKVGERIRVILDCDENSLSFEKNYEFLGVAFTALRFIRKNRPNRESAWNFLFPEKTGNFTKKTVFYHTSLVASRMEVIKQKTNKKTTTARLQCFIVKLKIEVG
- the LOC120899901 gene encoding F-box/SPRY domain-containing protein 1 isoform X3, with translation MEEDLMEYAPNIPDNVLELIFSFLKLQDLRNCTLVCKSWYRFFCDENNEVWRAQCLQKVPAEAFKNDLLTVVPTYKAKLRAYFHAWNPFDCSRHVYIKPNGFTLHRNPVAQSTDGSRGKIGFKHGRHAWEVRWEGPLGTVAVVGIATKDAAIQCHGYYALLGADDQSWGWNLVDNLLLHNGDAHGIYPLLNNAPKYKVGERIRVILDCDENSLSFEKNYEFLGVAFTDLPEKNFYPTVAAVYGNTEISMVYLGAPLDG
- the LOC120899901 gene encoding F-box/SPRY domain-containing protein 1 isoform X4 is translated as MEEDLMEYAPNIPDNVLELIFSFLKLQDLRNCTLVCKSWYRFFCDENNEVWRAQCLQKVPAEAFKNDLLTVVPTYKAKLRAYFHAWNPFDCSRHVYIKPNGFTLHRNPVAQSTDGSRGKIGFKHGRHAWEVRWEGPLGTVAVVGIATKDAAIQCHGYYALLGADDQSWGWNLVDNLLLHNGDAHGIYPLLNNAPKYKVGERIRVILDCDENSLSFEKNYEFLGVAFTVLWNDGPFSMFELEVNIPVTFA